The Flavobacterium commune genome contains a region encoding:
- a CDS encoding DEAD/DEAH box helicase produces the protein MFESTIEIEKEEKKELYAYQQGDIDAIFERIDNGPEKHHLLYQLPTGGGKTVIFSEIVRRYLSKHNKKVVVLTHRIELCKQTSKMLKGFGVKNKIINSKVKDLPDQNEYSCFVAMVETLKNRINDEKLILDNIGLVIIDEAHYNSFRKLLNSFSNAFILGVTATPLSSNIKLPMNQSYNELIVGDTISSLIENGFLAKATTYSYDVGLTSLKVGINGDYTVKSSDDLYTNTLMQEKLLHAYTERSLGKKTLIFNNGINTSLYVYETFREAGYEIRHLDNTSSNEERKEILHWFKHTKDAILTSVGILTTGFDEPTVETIILNRATKSLTLYYQMIGRGSRKLPHKDEFTVIDLGNNAARFGLWSEPVNWQHIFKSPEFYLENLRDDAEIEMYFKYTMPPELRAKFPNTEDVTFDVDEEHKLAIKQNLRSKVVLDKSLDQHAIMCVYNTETLQEAKLLSKELDDDIECRIKRYAKCLSQCSKNYREWLVDDYKQKLTLLIGKKYREKIMNEPDDED, from the coding sequence ATGTTCGAAAGTACGATAGAAATAGAAAAAGAAGAAAAAAAAGAACTTTATGCCTACCAGCAGGGCGATATTGATGCCATTTTTGAGCGCATTGATAATGGTCCTGAAAAACACCATCTACTGTATCAATTGCCTACAGGTGGTGGAAAAACAGTAATATTCTCAGAAATTGTTCGCCGTTACCTATCCAAACACAATAAAAAAGTAGTTGTTTTGACACACCGAATCGAGTTGTGCAAGCAAACTTCTAAGATGTTGAAAGGTTTTGGTGTTAAAAATAAAATAATCAATTCTAAAGTAAAAGACCTGCCGGATCAAAACGAATATTCTTGTTTTGTTGCCATGGTCGAAACCCTTAAAAACCGTATTAATGACGAAAAATTGATATTGGATAATATTGGTTTGGTTATTATTGATGAGGCACATTATAATTCGTTCAGAAAATTATTAAATTCATTTTCTAATGCTTTTATATTAGGAGTAACCGCTACGCCGTTGAGTTCTAATATCAAATTGCCGATGAATCAAAGTTATAATGAATTAATTGTGGGAGATACTATTAGTTCATTGATTGAAAATGGATTTTTGGCAAAAGCTACTACTTATAGTTATGATGTAGGATTGACTTCGCTTAAAGTAGGTATTAACGGAGATTATACCGTAAAATCATCTGATGATTTATATACCAATACCTTAATGCAGGAGAAATTATTGCATGCCTATACCGAAAGATCTTTAGGTAAAAAAACCTTGATTTTCAATAATGGTATCAATACTTCATTGTATGTATATGAAACCTTTAGAGAAGCAGGTTATGAAATTCGCCATCTGGACAATACCAGCAGTAACGAAGAAAGGAAAGAAATTCTACATTGGTTCAAACATACTAAAGACGCTATTCTTACCTCTGTAGGGATTTTGACAACCGGTTTTGATGAGCCTACAGTAGAAACTATTATATTAAACCGTGCCACAAAATCATTGACTTTATACTATCAAATGATTGGACGTGGTTCGAGAAAATTGCCTCATAAAGACGAATTTACCGTTATCGATTTAGGTAATAATGCGGCGCGTTTTGGACTTTGGAGTGAGCCTGTAAACTGGCAGCACATTTTTAAATCACCTGAATTTTATTTGGAAAATTTACGTGACGATGCTGAAATCGAGATGTATTTTAAATACACCATGCCACCGGAGTTAAGGGCTAAATTTCCCAATACTGAAGATGTGACATTTGATGTGGATGAAGAACATAAATTGGCTATTAAGCAAAATTTACGTTCTAAGGTAGTTTTGGATAAATCGCTGGATCAGCACGCAATTATGTGTGTTTACAATACCGAAACTTTGCAGGAAGCTAAATTATTATCTAAGGAATTAGATGATGATATTGAATGCCGTATCAAGCGTTATGCAAAATGCCTAAGCCAGTGTAGTAAAAACTACCGCGAATGGCTTGTAGATGATTACAAACAAAAATTAACTTTGTTGATAGGGAAGAAGTATCGTGAGAAAATCATGAACGAACCTGATGATGAGGATTAA
- a CDS encoding DUF6155 family protein yields MSKRDLKKYLGELDKEQLQEQLIELYEKFTAVKEYYDFVFNPKEEKRLQEAKLKISHEYFPVSTKGKSRKPKMRRSTAQKIIKHFITLGVDPFVTADVMLYTIEIAQTFSAENPIKQEAFYKSMQNSFEQVVQFLIVNGILSEFKSRINGIYEEIIEQKWKNRSDFLLIMEQISE; encoded by the coding sequence ATGAGCAAAAGAGATTTAAAGAAATATTTGGGCGAACTCGATAAAGAACAGCTTCAGGAGCAACTGATTGAATTGTATGAAAAATTTACTGCCGTAAAAGAATATTATGATTTTGTTTTTAATCCAAAAGAAGAAAAACGACTTCAGGAAGCCAAACTGAAAATCTCTCATGAATATTTTCCTGTTTCGACTAAAGGAAAAAGCCGAAAGCCTAAAATGCGCCGTTCGACAGCCCAAAAAATCATCAAACATTTTATTACACTGGGAGTCGATCCTTTTGTAACTGCCGATGTGATGTTATACACTATTGAAATTGCTCAGACTTTTTCGGCTGAAAATCCCATAAAACAGGAAGCTTTTTATAAAAGTATGCAGAATTCTTTTGAGCAGGTCGTTCAATTTTTAATTGTAAATGGTATTTTGAGCGAATTTAAAAGCCGAATAAATGGTATTTATGAAGAAATTATAGAGCAAAAATGGAAAAATAGAAGCGATTTCTTGCTAATAATGGAGCAAATTAGTGAATAA
- a CDS encoding DUF3817 domain-containing protein → MLKIFKITALVEGISALLLFFFAMPMKYIFNEPMYVKHIGMAHGVLFTAYIVLATILKFSEKWDLKKYVIICLASIPPFGTFYVEKKYC, encoded by the coding sequence ATGCTTAAAATTTTTAAAATTACTGCACTCGTAGAAGGAATTTCTGCTTTATTGTTGTTTTTCTTTGCTATGCCAATGAAATATATTTTTAACGAACCCATGTATGTAAAACATATTGGTATGGCGCATGGGGTTTTGTTTACTGCTTACATTGTGTTGGCAACCATATTAAAATTCAGTGAAAAATGGGATCTTAAAAAATATGTCATTATTTGTTTGGCTTCAATTCCTCCATTCGGTACTTTTTATGTAGAAAAGAAATATTGCTAG
- a CDS encoding acyl-CoA thioesterase translates to MRFHTRKWVKPEDLNPNGTLFGGKLLAWIDEELALYTIIQFENSKVVTKYMSEINFKSSAKQGDIIEIGIDVVRFGTTSITLECEVRNMMTRETIITIDKTIMVNLGEDGKPKAHGKTEIEFVKDRL, encoded by the coding sequence ATGCGATTTCATACCAGAAAATGGGTAAAGCCCGAAGACCTCAATCCAAACGGAACTTTATTTGGAGGAAAACTATTAGCCTGGATAGATGAAGAATTGGCTTTATACACCATTATTCAATTTGAAAATTCCAAGGTGGTTACCAAATATATGTCTGAAATTAATTTTAAAAGTTCAGCAAAACAAGGAGATATTATCGAAATAGGAATTGATGTAGTTCGTTTTGGGACAACTTCAATTACTTTAGAATGTGAAGTCCGCAATATGATGACCCGAGAAACGATTATTACTATAGATAAAACGATAATGGTAAATCTGGGTGAAGACGGCAAACCAAAAGCGCACGGAAAAACGGAGATTGAATTTGTAAAAGACCGTTTGTAA
- a CDS encoding glyoxalase yields the protein MNQRDRFLSEFRGEAIGSVSTQSSADEIFQNEVLRPILKLQNDLFIASFHNYISKYKRDFYSLSVEKKLAIIENAIQKDIKFRNALKGMIIALFTVDEYLLYIRNSSNLNKRMMNMLIERLKSQVQLFDQSLV from the coding sequence ATGAACCAGAGAGATCGTTTTTTAAGTGAATTCAGAGGTGAAGCTATCGGGAGTGTTAGCACGCAATCTTCAGCAGATGAAATTTTTCAAAATGAAGTTTTGAGACCCATATTAAAACTTCAAAATGATTTATTCATCGCTTCTTTCCATAATTACATTAGTAAATACAAAAGGGATTTTTATTCGCTCAGTGTCGAAAAAAAATTAGCCATTATTGAAAATGCTATTCAAAAAGACATCAAGTTCAGAAATGCTTTAAAGGGAATGATTATTGCCCTGTTTACCGTCGATGAATATTTATTGTATATCAGGAATTCGTCGAATTTAAACAAACGCATGATGAACATGCTTATTGAACGTCTTAAAAGCCAGGTTCAATTGTTTGACCAAAGTCTGGTTTAG
- a CDS encoding alpha/beta fold hydrolase, with the protein MKERYLNWYSPNLSREMEMLVFGHSGYPVVLFPTSMGSFYENKDMGLIESARWYVEQGLIQIYCPDSIDKDSFYNKQIHPVHRIENHDWYDKMICHEIVEKVRHNTPSGKVVVAGCSFGGYHAANFAFRHPGYVSHLFSMSGIFNIKSYLDGFHNDTVFYHSPDDYLHGLNDYELWNMDVVLGTSNWDICFDANLKMSKLLADKHMEHWLDIRQEKQHDWPLWKEMFPHYLSRIKFS; encoded by the coding sequence ATGAAAGAACGCTATTTGAATTGGTATTCACCCAATCTAAGCAGAGAAATGGAAATGCTTGTTTTCGGACATTCGGGTTATCCCGTGGTGCTGTTTCCAACTTCCATGGGGAGTTTCTATGAAAATAAAGACATGGGATTGATTGAATCCGCAAGATGGTATGTCGAACAGGGATTAATCCAAATTTATTGCCCGGACAGTATTGATAAGGACAGTTTTTACAATAAACAAATTCATCCGGTACACCGCATAGAAAACCACGATTGGTATGATAAAATGATTTGTCATGAAATCGTCGAAAAAGTCCGTCACAATACTCCTTCTGGAAAAGTTGTGGTGGCAGGTTGCAGTTTTGGAGGTTATCATGCGGCTAATTTTGCCTTTAGGCATCCAGGTTATGTGAGTCATTTGTTTAGTATGAGCGGTATTTTTAATATCAAAAGTTACTTAGACGGTTTTCATAACGACACTGTTTTTTATCACAGTCCCGATGATTATTTACATGGACTCAATGATTATGAATTGTGGAATATGGATGTAGTTTTGGGAACTTCCAATTGGGATATTTGTTTTGATGCCAATTTAAAAATGAGTAAACTACTTGCTGATAAACACATGGAACACTGGCTTGATATCCGACAGGAAAAACAACATGACTGGCCGCTATGGAAAGAAATGTTTCCTCATTATTTGTCCCGAATTAAATTCAGTTAG
- a CDS encoding ATP-grasp domain-containing protein — protein sequence MKKIGILFGMEDTFPQAFIDRVNSKNEKDIVAEAVSIDKVIQNKGGEYAVIIDRISQDVPFYRAFLKNAALTGTNVINNPFWWSADDKFFNNALADTLGVPLPNTVILPSAEHPTDTTSNSFRNLTFPLDWEGIFDYVKFPAYMKPYAGGGWKNVYRLENKEEFWEKHRETGQLVMLLQEEIVFTEYFRVYCLGGKAVKIMQYEPRNQPHLRYVLDGPPVDKKLLATIKDYTIRLCKGLGYDFNTVEFAVRDGIPYAIDFGNPAPDADINSVGAENFEWVVEEAAKMAISAAKKQKPGKINLTWGTFMKDAVGLK from the coding sequence ATGAAAAAAATTGGAATTTTATTTGGAATGGAAGACACCTTTCCGCAAGCATTTATTGACCGTGTTAATTCAAAAAATGAAAAAGACATTGTGGCCGAAGCCGTTTCTATCGATAAGGTTATCCAAAACAAAGGTGGTGAGTATGCTGTAATTATTGATCGAATTTCGCAGGACGTTCCTTTTTACCGCGCCTTTCTTAAAAATGCTGCCTTAACAGGAACTAATGTGATTAATAATCCTTTTTGGTGGAGTGCTGATGATAAATTTTTCAATAATGCCTTAGCTGACACGCTTGGAGTTCCGTTGCCTAATACGGTAATTCTTCCGTCGGCAGAACATCCTACAGATACGACTTCTAATTCCTTTAGAAACTTGACATTTCCATTGGATTGGGAAGGGATTTTCGACTATGTAAAATTCCCGGCTTATATGAAGCCTTATGCAGGTGGTGGATGGAAAAATGTATATCGACTGGAAAACAAAGAAGAGTTTTGGGAAAAACACAGGGAAACTGGACAGTTGGTGATGTTGTTACAAGAAGAAATTGTTTTTACCGAATATTTCAGAGTGTATTGTCTGGGTGGTAAAGCGGTAAAAATCATGCAATACGAACCTAGAAATCAGCCACATTTGCGTTATGTACTTGACGGGCCACCAGTAGATAAAAAGTTATTGGCTACCATAAAAGATTATACTATTCGTCTTTGTAAAGGTTTGGGATACGATTTTAATACCGTGGAATTTGCTGTCCGTGATGGGATTCCGTATGCTATCGATTTTGGAAATCCTGCTCCCGATGCCGATATCAATTCGGTTGGAGCTGAAAACTTTGAATGGGTTGTTGAAGAAGCCGCTAAAATGGCGATATCAGCAGCAAAAAAACAAAAACCGGGAAAAATTAACCTTACCTGGGGAACATTTATGAAAGATGCTGTTGGATTAAAATAA
- a CDS encoding carboxylate-amine ligase produces the protein MKKLPVFTLGIEEEYQIIDPETRDLRSHLSKIVDGAKILLNEQVKAEMHQSVVEVGTNICKNVKEAECEIKFLRTKIVELADKQGLIVGGAGTHPFSKWQDQPITDDPRYHNIINELQDAARSNLIFGMHCHVGIENREIGLQLINQACYFLPHIFALSTNSPFWECRQTGYKSYRTKVFDKFPRTGLPEYFDSLSSYDNFLETLVKTSCIDNPKKIWWDLRLHPFYDTIEFRICDMSLTVEETMCIVSIIQAVVAKLYRINSQNMSFNIYRLALIKENKFRAARYGIEGQMIDFGLQKEVETRMLILELLDFIEDVVDELGSREHINFAHQILKNGTGADKQLAIFEETKDLTKVVDFITSEFTKGL, from the coding sequence ATGAAGAAATTGCCTGTTTTTACACTGGGTATTGAAGAGGAATACCAAATTATAGATCCCGAAACCAGAGATCTACGCTCCCATTTGTCAAAAATTGTTGATGGAGCTAAAATATTATTGAATGAACAGGTAAAAGCCGAAATGCACCAATCGGTTGTGGAAGTTGGAACTAATATTTGTAAAAATGTCAAGGAAGCTGAGTGTGAGATTAAGTTTTTAAGGACAAAAATTGTTGAATTAGCCGATAAACAGGGACTTATTGTGGGTGGAGCAGGAACGCATCCTTTTTCAAAATGGCAGGATCAACCCATAACAGACGATCCCCGTTATCACAACATTATTAACGAATTACAGGATGCAGCTCGTTCTAATCTGATTTTTGGAATGCACTGTCATGTGGGAATTGAAAATCGAGAAATTGGCTTACAATTAATCAATCAGGCCTGTTATTTTTTACCTCATATTTTTGCGTTGTCTACTAATTCCCCTTTTTGGGAATGCAGACAAACGGGTTATAAATCATACCGAACAAAGGTTTTTGATAAGTTTCCAAGAACAGGTTTGCCTGAATATTTTGATTCTTTATCTTCCTATGATAATTTTTTGGAAACCTTGGTTAAAACTAGCTGTATTGATAATCCAAAGAAAATTTGGTGGGATTTGCGTTTACATCCTTTCTATGATACCATAGAATTTCGCATTTGCGATATGAGTTTAACGGTTGAAGAAACCATGTGTATTGTCTCTATAATTCAGGCAGTTGTAGCCAAATTATATCGTATAAATTCACAAAATATGAGTTTCAATATTTACCGATTAGCATTGATAAAAGAAAATAAATTCCGTGCTGCCCGTTATGGGATTGAGGGACAAATGATTGATTTTGGACTTCAAAAAGAAGTTGAAACAAGAATGTTGATTTTGGAATTACTTGATTTTATTGAAGATGTTGTGGATGAATTAGGTAGTAGAGAACACATTAATTTTGCTCACCAAATCCTGAAAAACGGTACCGGAGCCGATAAACAATTGGCCATTTTTGAAGAAACAAAAGACCTTACTAAAGTGGTTGATTTTATAACTTCAGAATTTACTAAAGGCTTATAA
- a CDS encoding type 1 glutamine amidotransferase yields MKKKSITVAILDMYNGEPNQGMRCIIDVVNRFAPFVCFKIFDVRGKCELPEIDQFDIYISSGGPGNPLEGDGEWDKKYYAFIDSIVKWNTENPIKKHVLFICHSFQMACKHFGLAEITKRNDTSFGVMTIHKTKDGLKDLLFEGLSDPFYAIDSRDYQVVQPKLSVFAKKGAKIISLEKIRDHVQYERAIMAVRFTDHLVGTQFHPEADPISFLSHLRNKEVKDKIRKMKGKRKFRNMLEDLVDDDKIYRTNETLIPNFLRSAITDLMQSKKIMSN; encoded by the coding sequence ATGAAAAAGAAAAGTATAACAGTCGCAATATTAGACATGTACAATGGCGAACCTAATCAGGGAATGCGATGTATTATTGATGTTGTTAACCGATTTGCCCCTTTTGTATGTTTCAAAATATTTGATGTCAGAGGAAAATGTGAGTTGCCCGAAATTGATCAGTTTGATATTTATATTTCCTCCGGAGGTCCCGGAAATCCGTTAGAAGGAGATGGCGAATGGGACAAAAAATATTATGCTTTTATAGATTCCATTGTAAAATGGAATACTGAAAATCCGATAAAAAAACACGTTCTTTTTATTTGTCATTCTTTTCAAATGGCTTGCAAGCATTTTGGTTTGGCCGAAATTACAAAACGAAACGACACCTCGTTTGGTGTAATGACCATTCATAAAACCAAAGACGGTCTCAAAGATTTGTTATTCGAAGGTTTATCTGATCCATTTTATGCTATCGACTCCAGAGATTATCAGGTAGTTCAACCAAAATTGAGTGTTTTTGCTAAAAAAGGCGCAAAAATCATTTCTCTGGAAAAAATAAGAGATCATGTGCAATACGAAAGAGCCATCATGGCGGTACGTTTTACAGATCATTTGGTAGGAACACAATTTCATCCTGAAGCTGATCCCATTAGTTTTCTGTCACATCTGAGAAATAAAGAAGTAAAAGACAAAATAAGAAAAATGAAAGGCAAACGAAAATTCAGAAATATGCTGGAAGACTTAGTTGACGATGATAAAATATATCGAACTAACGAGACTTTGATTCCTAATTTTCTTCGTTCTGCCATTACTGACCTGATGCAATCTAAAAAAATCATGTCAAATTAA
- a CDS encoding ABC transporter ATP-binding protein — protein MARYKENDLPKSKITASSLKKAKIIFKYAGNNSWKFYVGLIFLLLTSVTALAFPKFMGMLVDCVNKKDAGLANQIALGLGLVLILQSVFSFFRLSLFVNFTENTLANVRLALYTNLVKLPMSFFSQKRVGELNSRISNDITQIQDTLTTTIAEFLRQFILIIGSFVMLASINIKLTIMMVSIVPLVGVAAVLFGRFIRKYSKKVQDQVAESQVVVEETMQGISIVKAFANEWYEIARYQGKIKEVVKVAIKGGQLRGYFASFIIICLFGTIVAVVWYGVQLSIGGEISVGELFTFILYSSYVGASSGGIAELYAQVQKAIGATERVFELLDETPEKINATTNSASIEKIKGNVTFKNVAFSYPSRKEIQVLKDVNFTANFGQKIAIVGPSGAGKSTIASLLLRFYDIDSGEILIDDKNIHDFDLENLRGNMSIVPQDVILFGGTIKENIAYGKPNATDEEILLAARQANAYNFIESFPEKMETVVGERGIKLSGGQRQRIAIARALLKNPSILILDEATSSLDSESEKLVQEALEILMEGRTSIIIAHRLSTIRSADQILVIDNGMISEQGTHSELIGLENGIYKNLSNLQFSNS, from the coding sequence ATGGCTAGGTACAAAGAAAACGATTTACCAAAATCAAAAATTACAGCAAGTTCGCTTAAAAAGGCAAAAATTATTTTTAAATACGCCGGGAATAACAGTTGGAAATTTTATGTAGGATTGATTTTTTTATTGCTAACGAGTGTCACGGCATTGGCCTTCCCAAAGTTCATGGGAATGCTTGTAGACTGTGTTAACAAAAAAGATGCCGGCTTAGCGAACCAAATCGCCTTAGGATTAGGATTGGTTTTAATATTACAATCGGTATTTTCTTTTTTCAGATTGTCTTTGTTTGTTAACTTTACCGAAAACACCTTGGCCAATGTTCGATTGGCATTATATACTAATTTGGTTAAACTACCGATGTCATTCTTCTCTCAAAAAAGAGTTGGTGAATTAAACAGTCGAATTAGTAACGATATTACCCAAATTCAGGATACTTTAACAACAACCATTGCCGAGTTCCTGCGACAGTTCATCTTAATTATTGGAAGTTTTGTAATGCTAGCCAGTATCAACATTAAGTTGACGATAATGATGGTTTCGATTGTTCCTTTAGTCGGAGTAGCAGCGGTACTCTTTGGTCGTTTTATTCGAAAATATTCCAAAAAAGTGCAAGATCAGGTTGCCGAAAGTCAGGTGGTCGTTGAGGAAACCATGCAGGGAATTAGCATTGTAAAAGCCTTTGCGAATGAGTGGTACGAAATTGCCCGTTATCAGGGTAAAATAAAAGAAGTAGTTAAAGTTGCTATCAAAGGCGGGCAATTAAGAGGTTATTTTGCTTCTTTTATCATCATTTGTTTATTTGGAACTATTGTGGCTGTGGTTTGGTATGGTGTTCAATTAAGTATTGGTGGTGAAATATCCGTAGGTGAATTATTTACCTTTATTTTATATTCCAGTTATGTAGGTGCTTCTTCGGGAGGAATTGCGGAATTGTATGCTCAGGTTCAAAAGGCGATTGGAGCTACAGAGCGTGTTTTTGAATTACTAGACGAAACTCCTGAAAAAATTAATGCGACTACTAATTCAGCTTCAATCGAGAAAATAAAAGGAAATGTAACTTTCAAAAATGTTGCTTTTAGTTATCCGTCCCGAAAAGAAATTCAGGTGTTGAAAGATGTAAATTTCACGGCTAATTTTGGTCAAAAAATTGCCATCGTGGGACCAAGTGGTGCCGGAAAATCAACTATTGCATCTTTATTATTGCGTTTTTACGATATTGATAGTGGAGAAATTTTAATTGATGATAAAAACATCCATGATTTTGATTTGGAAAACCTTCGTGGCAACATGAGTATTGTGCCTCAAGATGTAATTTTATTTGGCGGAACCATAAAAGAAAATATCGCTTACGGAAAACCAAATGCTACTGACGAAGAAATTTTATTAGCAGCCAGACAAGCCAATGCTTACAATTTTATCGAAAGTTTTCCAGAAAAAATGGAAACTGTTGTGGGCGAAAGAGGAATTAAACTTTCCGGTGGTCAAAGACAGCGTATTGCTATTGCTCGTGCTTTACTTAAAAATCCTAGTATTTTAATTTTAGACGAGGCTACTTCGTCTTTGGATAGCGAAAGCGAAAAATTAGTTCAGGAAGCACTGGAAATTTTGATGGAAGGAAGAACAAGTATTATTATTGCGCACCGCTTATCAACGATTCGCTCAGCTGATCAAATTCTAGTTATTGATAACGGAATGATTAGCGAACAAGGAACGCATTCTGAATTAATAGGCTTAGAAAACGGAATTTACAAAAACCTAAGTAATCTACAGTTTAGTAATTCATAA